Proteins from a genomic interval of bacterium:
- a CDS encoding ketoacyl-ACP synthase III, producing the protein MPKNIKIIGVGSYLPEKILTNVDIEKIVDTTDEWITERTGIKERRIARKDQATSDLGIEAAKKALEDASIDPKELDLILVATITPDMSFPSTACIIQDKLGAENAAALDISAACSGFVYGLVVCHSLICQGQYKKVLLVATETLSKITNWEDRGTCVLLGDGAGAVVVTSCDCENEGLLAFSLGAIGSAGKLLYLPAGGSRNPATHETIDEKMHYLRMQGNELFKVAVKSLVDAAKDVMRKAKVKSEDIALFIPHQANLRIINATAKRVGIPKEKVFINVNKYGNTSAATIPIALDEALRAGRIKKGDLILLDAFGGGLTWGAILLRW; encoded by the coding sequence ATGCCAAAGAATATAAAAATTATAGGTGTGGGTTCGTATTTGCCGGAAAAAATTCTTACCAATGTCGATATTGAAAAAATAGTTGATACAACCGATGAATGGATAACAGAAAGAACAGGAATTAAAGAAAGAAGGATTGCAAGAAAAGATCAAGCGACTTCGGATTTAGGAATAGAAGCTGCTAAAAAAGCGCTTGAGGACGCTTCCATAGACCCGAAAGAGCTGGATTTGATATTGGTCGCCACTATTACTCCCGATATGTCTTTTCCTTCTACTGCGTGTATAATCCAAGACAAGTTGGGCGCTGAAAATGCGGCGGCTTTGGATATTTCAGCTGCTTGTTCGGGATTTGTCTATGGGTTAGTTGTATGCCACTCTTTGATTTGTCAAGGACAATATAAAAAAGTTCTTTTAGTAGCTACAGAAACATTATCTAAAATTACTAATTGGGAAGATAGAGGAACTTGCGTCTTATTAGGCGATGGCGCAGGCGCAGTTGTTGTAACATCTTGTGACTGTGAAAACGAAGGATTGTTGGCTTTCTCTTTAGGAGCAATAGGTTCGGCAGGGAAATTACTTTATTTACCTGCAGGAGGTTCTCGCAATCCTGCAACACACGAGACAATAGACGAAAAAATGCATTATTTAAGAATGCAAGGCAATGAATTATTCAAGGTGGCAGTAAAATCATTAGTAGATGCTGCCAAGGATGTAATGCGGAAAGCAAAAGTGAAATCCGAAGATATAGCTTTGTTTATTCCTCATCAAGCAAATCTTAGAATAATAAACGCAACGGCAAAAAGAGTCGGTATTCCAAAGGAAAAGGTATTCATAAATGTGAATAAGTATGGCAATACTTCAGCCGCTACCATCCCTATTGCGTTGGATGAAGCTTTAAGGGCAGGAAGGATAAAAAAAGGCGACCTTATTTTACTTGACGCTTTCGGTGGAGGATTGACGTGGGGTGCTATCCTTTTAAGATGGTAG